In Callospermophilus lateralis isolate mCalLat2 chromosome 18, mCalLat2.hap1, whole genome shotgun sequence, one DNA window encodes the following:
- the Ptprh gene encoding LOW QUALITY PROTEIN: receptor-type tyrosine-protein phosphatase H (The sequence of the model RefSeq protein was modified relative to this genomic sequence to represent the inferred CDS: substituted 2 bases at 2 genomic stop codons): MDSTGGGLRVRGSLVLLILCSWTGSRAAAPNPVRNLRVDARSNSSLTLHWEVPQGPDSQSLTYWVQCTGDGGRNETQNTTDTSVTVHGLDAASRYTLSVWAEKDGASGSQVTLNTATAPNPVRNLRVDARSNSSLTLRWEVPQGPDSQNLTYWVQCTGDGGRNETQNTTDTSVTVHGLDAASRYTLSVWAEKDGESGSMEVLNATTAPNPVRNLRVDARSNSSLTLHWEVPQGPDSQSLTYWVQCTGDGGRNETQNTTDTSVTVHGLDAASRYTLSVWAEKDGASGSQVTLNTATAPNPVRNLRVDARSNSSLTLRWEVPQGPDSQSLTYWVQCTGDGGRNETQNTTDTSITVHGLDAASRYTLSVWAEKDGASGSREALNTTTAPNPIRSLSLEGQTNSSITLSWEAPSGPELQDYTYWVQCIGDSDKNETRHTTSTSVVAEALEPGTLYQFSVWAEKNGVPGSRQNLRIATVPNAVASLEKQDQTNNSITLSWTAPVGPPHPPYTYCVSWVKTGSTAASRNTSDTRITLTALEAGSLYDVTVWAERNEVRGYARTLMEATASNEVLHLKNASQTSNSETLRWQAPADPHSGLYTYWVQWATEEHPPREQDSARDXTKSMGRTHETWYEGAALKPGILFNFSAXERESIPAPHTASGHTAPDPVTITSCVSTSGGYGVILTWSCPTGGYEAFEWEVGGQRGSQDGSSCGKDVSVLGLGPAQSYPATVTTISNGMRASSVPETCSTESAGVIAGAIVGVLLFLILVGLLIFFLKKRNKKHQEKAVPRNLVFGFPEDILAQDFADHVRRNEKDSNCGFAEEYQQLALEGHGQSQMVALAPENKAKNRYRNVLPYDWSRVPLELLHEEPGSDYINASFMPGLWSPREFIAAQGPLPQTVGDFWRMVWEQQSHTLVMLTNCMESGRVKCEHYWPLDAQPCTHGDLQVALVGEEVMENWTVRDLQLLHMEERKTLSVRQFHYLAWPDHGVPQPDPLLAFWKVLRQWLDQTSEGGPPIVHCSAGVGRTGTLIALDVLLRQLECQGLVGPFSFVRKMRESRPLMVQTEAQYVFLHQCILRFLQQLASAPAQPEATYENVASLTYENVAAIQAQELEV, from the exons CCCAGGGCCCGGACTCGCAGAGCCTCACCTACTGGGTCCAGTGCACCGGAGATGGTGGCAGAAACGAGACCCAAAACACGACAGACACCAGCGTCACAGTGCACGGACTTGACGCGGCGTCCCGGTACACACTCTCAGTGTGGGCCGAGAAGGACGGAGCGTCTGGCTCCCAGGTGACCCTCAATACTGCCACAG CCCCCAACCCAGTGAGAAATCTGAGAGTGGACGCTCGAAGCAACAGCTCCCTCACCCTGCGCTGGGAGGTCCCCCAGGGCCCGGACTCGCAGAACCTCACCTACTGGGTCCAGTGCACCGGAGATGGTGGCAGAAACGAGACCCAAAACACGACAGACACCAGCGTCACAGTGCACGGACTTGACGCGGCGTCCCGGTACACACTCTCAGTGTGGGCCGAGAAGGACGGAGAGTCTGGTTCCATGGAGGTCCTCAACGCGACCACAG CCCCCAACCCAGTGAGAAACCTGAGAGTGGACGCTCGAAGCAACAGCTCCCTCACCCTGCACTGGGAGGTCCCCCAGGGCCCGGACTCGCAGAGCCTCACCTACTGGGTCCAGTGCACCGGAGATGGTGGCAGAAACGAGACCCAAAACACGACAGACACCAGCGTCACAGTGCACGGACTTGACGCGGCGTCCCGGTACACACTCTCAGTGTGGGCCGAGAAGGACGGAGCGTCTGGCTCCCAGGTGACCCTCAATACTGCCACAG CCCCCAACCCAGTGAGAAATCTGAGAGTGGACGCTCGAAGCAACAGCTCCCTCACCCTGCGCTGGGAGGTCCCCCAGGGCCCGGACTCGCAGAGCCTCACCTACTGGGTCCAGTGCACCGGAGATGGTGGCAGAAACGAGACCCAAAACACGACAGACACCAGCATCACAGTGCACGGACTTGACGCGGCGTCCCGGTACACACTCTCAGTGTGGGCCGAGAAGGATGGCGCGTCCGGCTCCAGGGAGGCCCTCAATACTACCACAG CCCCTAACCCAATTCGAAGCCTGTCTTTGGAGGGTCAGACCAACAGCTCCATCACCCTGAGCTGGGAGGCCCCCAGTGGCCCCGAGCTTCAGGACTATACATACTGGGTGCAGTGCATTGGAGATAGTGACAAGAATGAGACCCGACACACGACAAGCACCAGTGTTGTGGCTGAGGCCCTGGAACCTGGAACCTTGTACCAGTTCTCCGTGTGGGCAGAAAAGAATGGAGTACCCGGCTCCAGGCAGAATCTCAGGATCGCCACAG TCCCTAATGCTGTGGCAAGTCTCGAAAAACAGGATCAGACCAACAACTCCATCACCTTGAGCTGGACAGCTCCTGTGGGCCCCCCTCATCCCCCGTATACCTACTGCGTCTCATGGGTCAAGACGGGCAGTACTGCTGCGTCCCGCAACACCTCAGATACCAGAATCACACTGACGGCGCTGGAAGCTGGGAGCCTGTACGACGTCACCGTCTGGGCTGAGAGGAATGAAGTCAGAGGTTATGCCAGAACCCTCATGGAGGCCACTG CTTCCAATGAGGTCCTACATCTGAAGAATGCAAGTCAGACCAGCAACTCAGAGACCCTGAGGTGGCAGGCCCCCGCAGACCCTCATTCTGGGCTCTACACATACTGGGTTCAGTGGGCTACGGAGGAGCATCCCCCGAGGGAGCAGGATTCCGCCCGAGACTAGACCAAATCAATGGGCAGGACACATGAGACTTGGTATGAGGGGGCAGCCCTCAAGCCTGGTATTCTGTTCAACTTCAGTGCGTAGGAGAGGGAGAGTATACCAGCTCCACACACAGCCTCTGGGCACACAG CCCCAGACCCTGTCACCATCACCTCCTGCGTCAGTACCTCTGGGGGGTATGGGGTCATCCTGACCTGGTCCTGCCCCACCGGGGGCTATGAGGCCTTTGAATGGGAGGTGGGCGGGCAGCGTGGCTCCCAGGATGGATCTTCATGTGGCAAGGACGTGTCTGTGCTGGGTCTTGGGCCGGCTCAGTCCTACCCGGCCACCGTCACAACTATCTCAAATGGAATGAGGGCATCGTCTGTCCCCGAGACCTGCAGCACCGAGAGTGCAG GGGTCATTGCTGGAGCCATTGTGGGTGTCCTCCTGTTTCTCATCCTGGTGGGCCTGCTGATCTTTTTCCTGAAGAAGAG GAATAAGAAGCACCAGGAGAAGGCAGTGCCCAGGAATCTGGTGTTCGG ATTTCCAGAGGATATCCTGGCTCAAGACTTTGCTGATCATGTTAGGAGAAACGAGAAGGACAGCAACTGTGGGTTTGCAGAGGAGTACCAG CAACTGGCCCTGGAAGGTCATGGCCAGTCTCAGATGGTGGCTTTAGCTCCTGAGAACAAGGCCAAGAACCGCTACAGAAATGTGCTGCCCT ATGACTGGTCCCGGGTGCCCCTGGAACTCCTCCATGAAGAACCAGGCTCTGACTACATCAATGCCAGCTTCATGCCT GGACTCTGGAGCCCCAGGGAGTTCATTGCAGCCCAGGGCCCTCTGCCCCAAACTGTGGGTGACTTCTGGCGCATGGTGTGGGAACAACAGAGCCACACCCTGGTCATGCTGACCAACTGCATGGAGTCTGGCCGG GTGAAGTGCGAGCATTACTGGCCTCTGGATGCTCAACCCTGTACTCATGGGGACCTGCAGGTGGCTCTGGTGGGTGAGGAGGTGATGGAGAACTGGACGGTCAGGGATCTGCAGCTCCTGCAT ATGGAGGAGCGAAAGACTCTCTCTGTGCGTCAGTTCCACTACCTGGCCTGGCCGGACCACGGTGTCCCCCAACCAGACCCCTTGCTGGCTTTCTGGAAGGTGCTCCGGCAGTGGCTGGACCAGACCTCAGAGGGAGGCCCCCCCATTGTGCACTGCAG CGCTGGCGTGGGTCGCACAGGCACCCTCATCGCCCTTGATGTCCTGCTTCGGCAGTTGGAGTGCCAGGGTCTCGTGGGGCCCTTCAGCTTCGTGAGGAAGATGAGAGAGAGCCGGCCATTGATGGTGCAGACCGAG GCCCAGTACGTATTTCTGCACCAGTGCATCCTGCGGTTCCTCCAGCAGTtggcctcagccccagcccagccggAGGCCACCTACGAGAACGTGGCAAGTCTCACCTATGAGAACGTGGCTGCCATCCAGGCCCAGGAGCTGGAGGTTTAA
- the Syt5 gene encoding synaptotagmin-5, with protein MLLEPPTPGPAAPDAPPDSSRIRHGAVPPWALATIVLVSGLLVFSCCFCFYRKRCRRRLGKKSQAQAQVHLQEVKELGRSYIDKVQPEVEELEPSLSGPGQQAAEKHALGRLQYSLDYDFQSGQLLVGILEAEGLAALDLGGSSDPYVRVYLLPDKRRRYETKVHRQTLNPHFGETFAFKVPYVELGGRVLVMAVYDFDRFSRNDAIGEARVPMSSVDLGRPVQAWLELQAAPREEQEKLGDICFSLRYVPTAGKLTVIVLEAKNLKKMDVGGLSDPYVKVHLLQGGKKVRKKKTTIKKNTLNPYYNEAFSFEVPCDQVQKVQVELTVLDYDKLGKNEAIGRVAVGAAVGGAGLRHWADMLANPRRPIAQWHSLRPPDRVRLLPAP; from the exons ATGTTGCTGGAGCCCCCGACCCCGGGGCCTGCAGCTCCCGACGCGCCCCCGGATTCCAGCCGCATCCGCCACGGCGCAG TGCCCCCCTGGGCTCTGGCCACCATCGTGCTGGTCTCAGGCCTCCTTGTCTTCAGCTGCTGTTTCTGTTTCTACCGGAAGCGCTGTCGCAGGCGGCTGGGCAAGAAGAGTCAGGCCCAAGCCCAGGTCCACCTTCAGGAAGTGAAGGAACTGGGCCGGAGTTACATAGATAAG GTGCAGCCAGAAGTCGAGGAGCTGGAACCCTCACTGTCAGGGCCAGGGCAGCAAGCAGCAGAGAAGCATGCGCTAGGACGACTGCAGTACTCACTGGATTATGACTTCCAGAGTGGCCAG CTGCTGGTGGGTATCCTGGAAGCTGAAGGATTGGCTGCCTTGGACCTGGGAGGTTCTTCGGACCCATATGTGCGGGTCTACCTGCTGCCAGACAAGCGGAGGCGATATGAGACCAAGGTGCATCGGCAGACGCTGAACCCACACTTTGGGGAGACCTTCGCTTTCAAG GTCCCCTATGTGGAGCTGGGGGGCAGGGTGCTGGTCATGGCGGTATATGACTTCGACCGCTTCTCCCGCAACGACGCCATTGGGGAGGCGCGGGTTCCTATGAGCTCTGTGGATCTGGGACGACCTGTGCAGGCCTGGCTGGAACTGCAGGCGGCCCCGAGGGAGGAG CAGGAGAAACTCGGGGACATCTGCTTCTCTCTCCGTTATGTCCCCACCGCCGGGAAGCTCACCGTTATTGTCCTGGAGGCTAAAAACTTGAAGAAGATGGATGTGGGCGGACTATCAG aTCCCTACGTCAAGGTCCACCTGCTTCAGGGCGGCAAAAAGGTGCGGAAGAAGAAAACCACCATTAAGAAGAACACTCTCAACCCCTATTACAACGAGGCCTTCAGCTTCGAGGTGCCCTGTGACCAAGTCCAG AAGGTCCAGGTGGAGCTGACCGTGCTGGACTACGACAAGCTGGGCAAGAACGAGGCCATCGGGAGGGTAGCTGTGGGCGCGGCAGTGGGCGGGGCTGGCCTGCGGCACTGGGCGGACATGCTGGCCAATCCCCGGAGGCCCATAGCGCAGTGGCACTCACTGCGGCCCCCTGACCGAGTGAGGCTGCTGCCAGCGCCCTGA
- the Dnaaf3 gene encoding dynein axonemal assembly factor 3 — MTTPAGSGAGFGSVCWWGLSPALDLQAESPPVDPDSKTDTAHKTPELDVLLLGSVDGRHLLRTLARAALWPRRRFNFYVLENNLEAVARHMLIFSLALEEPEKMGLRERSEAFLEVWGNALLRPPVAALVRAQAERLANLVPEPDRLAEQLPWLSLRALKFRERDALEAVFRFWSGGEKGPEAFPMSRLWDSRLRHYLGSRYDARRGVSDWDLRMKLHDRGAQVIHTHEFRRWRDTGVAFELRDSSAYHVPNRTLASGRLLSHRGERVAARGYWGDIATGPFVAFGIEADDQSLLRTSNGQPVKTAGEITQHNVTELFREVAAWGRPRAAQGDKEEELRLEPQWTSEVTPFGPSPAASAQESFTVHFLALGSAQTLHHKRCYQGRFQLLYVACGMVHLLGPELGACVSPGGNLVVELARYLVDLRPEQLQAFSARVSELAREAGFAPQTGASPSETFARFCKSGDSAPSGLDPAVESEPAPSEVLACPLEVVSVPRADPAPAKGSPPLPSQPHDSSAEVPAPPQEVLTTESPAQNLESAPTPDQAPHP; from the exons ATGACCACACCGGCGGGCTCCGGCGCTGGCTTCGGCTCTGTGTGCTGGTGGGGGCTGTCCCCGGCGCTGGACCTGCAGGCTGAAA GTCCTCCTGTGGACCCAGACTCGAAGACAGATACGGCGCACAAGACCCCTGAGCTAGATGTGCTGCTGCTGGGCTCGGTGGATGGGCGGCATCTTCTGAGGACCCTGGCACGGGCAGCGCTGTGGCCTCGAAGGAGATTTAAT TTCTACGTGCTGGAGAATAATCTGGAAGCTGTGGCACGTCACATGCTGATCTTCAGCCTAGCCCTGGAGGAGCCGGAGAAGATGGGGCTTCGAG AGCGGAGCGAGGCCTTCCTGGAGGTGTGGGGGAACGCGCTGCTGCGCCCCCCGGTGGCCGCCTTGGTGCGTGCCCAGGCGGAGCGCCTAGCGAACCTGGTCCCGGAGCCCGACCGCCTGGCGGAGCAGCTGCCCTGGCTCAGCCTTCGCGCGCTCAAG TTCCGCGAGCGGGATGCCCTGGAGGCAGTGTTTCGCTTCTGGTCCGGAGGGGAGAAGGGGCCCGAGGCCTTCCCCATGAGCCGCCTCTGGGACTCGCGGCTGCGCCACTACCTGGGCTCCCGCTACGACGCCCGGCGCGGGGTCAGCGACTGGGACCTGCGTATGAAGCTGCACGACCGCGGG GCCCAAGTTATCCACACCCACGAATTCCGACGCTGGAGGGACACAGGTGTGGCCTTTGAACTCAGAGACTCCAGCGCCTACCACGTGCCCAACAGGACTCTGGCATCTGGTCGCCTCCTGAGTCAC CGCGGAGAGCGCGTGGCAGCGCGTGGGTACTGGGGGGACATTGCCACCGGACCCTTCGTGGCCTTCGGCATTGAGGCAGATGACCAGAGCTTGCTGCGGACCAGCAATGGACAGCCGGTCAAG ACCGCTGGGGAGATCACTCAGCACAACGTGACAGAGCTGTTCCGCGAAGTGGCCGCCTGGGGGCGACCGAGAGCCGCCCAGGGGGACAAGGAAGAGGAGCTGCGTCTCGAGCCGCAGTGGACTTCAG AAGTGACCCCTTTTGGCCCTTCCCCAGCAGCATCTGCCCAGGAATCCTTCACGGTCCATTTCCTGGCCCTCGGTTCTGCACAGACTCTCCACCACAAGCGCTGCTACCAGGGCCGGTTCCAGCTTCTCTACGTGGCCTGTGG GATGGTCCATCTCCTCGGCCCTGAGCTCGGGGCCTGCGTGTCCCCTGGAGGGAACCTGGTTGTGGAATTAGCCCG GTACCTAGTGGACCTGCGGCCTGAGCAGCTGCAGGCATTCTCCGCCCGGGTCTCGGAGCTAGCTCGAGAGGCCGGCTTCGCCCCGCAGACTGGGGCCAGCCCCTCTGAAACCTTTGCGCGCTTCTGCAAGTCCGGGGACTCTGCCCCCAGCGGCCTGGATCCAGCTGTGGAATCTGAACCTGCACCCAGCGAAGTCCTGGCCTGCCCCCTGGAAGTAGTGAGCGTACCCAGGGCTGACCCAGCCCCAGCGAAGGGGTCTCCCCCGCTGCCCTCCCAGCCTCATGATTCCAGCGCAGAGGTCCCGGCCCCACCCCAGGAGGTGCTGACCACCGAGAGTCCAGCCCAGAACCTAGAGTCTGCCCCGACCCCAGATCAAGCGCCCCATCCCTAA
- the Tnni3 gene encoding troponin I, cardiac muscle, which produces MADDSSDAAGDPRPAPAPVRRRSSANYRAYATEPHAKKKSKISASRKLQLKTLMLQIGKLELEREAEERRGEKTRALSTRCQPLELAGLGFAELQDLCRQLHARVDKVDEERYDVEAKVTKNIKEIADLTQKIFDLRGKFKRPTLRRVRISADAMMQALLGARAKESLDLRAHLKQVKKEDTEKENREVGDWRKNIDALSGMEGRKKKFEG; this is translated from the exons ATGGCTGACGA CAGCAGCGATGCG gccGGGGACCCGCGCCCCGCGCCCGCCCCGGTGCGACGCCGCTCCTCTGCCAACTACCGAGCCTACGCCACCGAACCGCACGCCAAG AAAAAGTCTAAGATCTCCGCCTCAAGAAAACTGCAGCTCAAG ACCCTGATGCTGCAGATTGGGAAGCTGGAGCTGGAGCGGGAGGCCGAAGAGCGGCGGGGAGAGAAGACACGCGCTCTGAGCACCCGCTGCCAGCCTCTGGAGCTGGCTGGGCTGGGCTTCGCGGAGCTGCAG gacTTGTGCCGCCAGCTGCACGCCCGGGTGGACAAGGTGGATGAAGAGAGATATGACGTAGAGGCAAAGGTCACCAAGAACATTAAGGAG ATTGCAGATCTGACCCAGAAGATCTTTGACCTTCGTGGCAAGTTCAAGCGGCCCACCCTGCGGAGGGTTCGCATCTCTGCAGATGCCATGATGCAGGCACTGCTGGGGGCCCGCGCTAAGGAATCTTTGGACCTGCGGGCCCACCTCAAGCAGGTGAAGAAGGAAGACACCGAGAAG GAGAACCGGGAGGTAGGAGACTGGCGCAAGAACATCGATGCGCTGAGCGGAATGGAAGGCCGCAAGAAGAAGTTTGAGGGCTGA